Within Montipora foliosa isolate CH-2021 chromosome 3, ASM3666993v2, whole genome shotgun sequence, the genomic segment GCTCATGCAAATCCAACAGATGAAGAACTTAAATTTATGTTGGACTGCTCTAAATTACTGCTCAAGGACACATACAGGACTCTTGGGAAAAACAACGACAGAAGCTCAAACTATAGATGATActcaaaacaacaataaaaaaaatggcctTTTTGAAATTTGTTATTTGTTGTGACTGTCTTGTTCTGCATTGTTCACTGTTTTTGCTcttacaataattttaaaacATAAAGATGCACTATGAAAGAGGTCTCTTCGCAGTGCGCTTTTGCTAATCAGGCGTGACTTACTATCTAATCTGGCATTAACAAATAGCAAAACAGCGAGAGAACcttgaaaatacatgtatattttctGAGCGAGAAAACTGACTGCATGTGATGTTTAATTATATACATGATAAAATTACTATAAACTCGCAGCTTCTGAACAACCAAGTTCTAATTATTTATATTACACAGtctcaaaaaatggaaaaaaagattaagtagtaaaatttattttacaatgtctccctacaattaattttttttttttccaaatttactCAATAGTTAGTGATGTACAACAAGCCAGTTTGGTTTTACATGTCTCACCAATGTCATCTGTCAGCACGGAATACAATGACTCCAAGAAGAACAAAAATTTCTATGACAACTGGAAAGGCACTGAAAAGAGGAGAACACTTAAGTAACTAAggatttatttctttgattgttTATAAAAAGATGTCCCTTGACTTGTGTACAGATTGTTCCAGAAATCTGAAACTGTTGAAAGAAAGTACCTAATAATAAGGCCTTTCTTGTCAATAATTAGTAATGAACCCTGAGGGTGAGactaacagattttactgtctaatgccagatgattttactcataaATTGGGGCCTCTTCAGGGATGGATTAACTGACACAAGGTTGCAACCTGTGACTGGTGACTTCTCCCAAAGAAAGATGGCTTGTCTCTGTGTAATACCTATTCAAGGATGCTAAATTTGTATATCCCCATCTCCTCAGGTTATTTGATTAGTTTGATGATGTAGCATTTCATCCGCCTATGTTATAGAGGGTTTTCATTcatgtgatcagtaaccttgtttttccaccaaaacaaaagaaaatgtttgcttaagcaatagaccaagtttctatggtttataggctgttAAACCATgcgggatgttggtagaacacaAGAAGAATTCAtaaatcacgagccgcaggcgagtgatttacgaattcttcaagtgttcttccaacatcccaagtggtttatcatgtctataaaccatagaaacctgtggtctattgcttttatattattataattcagAAGACACGCGACTTTTCCATGAGTTTACCggcacaataaaacatagctgattgaccaatcagagcacgcgcaTTGATTTAATTATTATACAAAAAGGCAACAGAGCTCatttcccagaggattagttgtagacaccaacatggccgccgttccttgCTTTAGGGACAATAACATGGCCGTCAcaacgtcatgtgaaaacactctagcAGAATAATTACCCATTCTAAGCCAAAAGATAAATTTAATATTCAAAAAAACATACTAAGATTGTaaataatttgaataaaaagatCAAATCACTTGTAATCTTTACAATGCAGCATTGGCTATGTTTTGATACACAAAGGAGCATCACATTATTTTTGTGAAGAACACTCACCTGCAGAAACCAAAAACATACCAAAACTTGTCACAATCCCACTCTTCAATTACAAACATTGACAATGAAATAGCAGCGCTGGAATGAGCTGCTATGGctaatgaaaattaatttatgtcaaggcaaataattgtttataaGAGACTTGTGCTATTGTGATGGATTTTTGTAAACggttgatttttttaaagtattaatttttttagaatttttaggTATCTTGATGTGTTTTCATGGAAAACCTGCAAACTAGCTTTTGAGCTAAGTGTTCCTCCATGTAAAATAAAGTCATTCAGTCATTGTTAGTTTCTTAACACAGTTTCTTAATGAGCAGTCCGACAGAACTGGCAAATGTAGAGAACTGCTCATATCCTTTGATAAGAATCAAGCCAAACTAACTCCCTTGGAGGTACAGTGTAAATGGCCAACATCTTGAAGTTGCTGATTGCACTAAGCCTCTTGGTGTGACAATCACCAGCAATCAATCTTGGAATTTGCATCATACTGTCTGAAGTTGTTCAGAAAGCAGCTAAACACTTCTACTTTCTTAAGCAACTTAAGTGCACCTAACTTTCTTAAGGTGCTCCTGTTTTTCGTTCATCACACACAAAGTACTTAATAGATGACCTGGGGCGTGTTCAAAAGAGGGGCTTTTTTTCCACAATTAGCCCCAGCCTTAATTACGTCAATGCTTTATCTTCCTCTAACAGAGTATGCATGTTAGATTATCATGAGCACTTATGCCAGTCTCTGTTCAACTCAATCGTGGAAAGCAAGACCATTGTCTGCATAAGTTACTACCAACCGCTTACAACACGAATTATGCCCTTAGAGACCCTAACTTTTGATAATAAGTTTGAAACAACAGCAACAGGGCCAAGAATAGCTTTCTCAGTTTTCTCAGTGCAACTGAGTAAATGACCATCCATAAGCCTTTACCTTTTTATTCCTAGCATCCAACAACTGAATTTAAATATATTACAATGTTACATTATGTAACATGACTGTGAAGTAATAGAAGTATTTCTTTAAAGTATCataaaattattcattattatagctgtatatacatgtatacagttGTTCCTTTGATAAAAGAAATTTGCTCTAAGAGATTTCTCTAACAAGTCTCTCTTTTTAAATTTCTAGTCCTCATATCTAGACATTTAAATGCAATTGGTCCTTTGTAATCAAAACATTTATTGCCTTTTTGCACTCACTGTTAATGCATCTGGAAGGATACAAAGCATGCTTGCAGAGCCATTGAACATAGAGCAACCACCAATAAATCCGCCAAATTCCACACCAAGAAACACGAGAGTGAGGGACAATCCTACAATCAACCTATTACATAAACCATGATATAATCACTATCACCATCATTTTCAATGATCGGTTGTAATTTTTACAACACAAAGAATCACATGTGATCACAGTTAAGTCTAGAAATGTTTTGCCTTCTTTGGAATTGTGCCGTATTCATTGGGATCATATTTTGCTTACAAACCCGTTTCTTGGCCGCATTCCCAATATATAAATTTCCTGTTATAAAGTGAGTTCTTCATCGTAATAGTTCCAGAAAATGATCAGACAAACTTTGCAAAAACTAGTAATTTTCACACGTTAAAATAGTTACATACTCCATATCTTTGGTTGAAAATTCACTCTCGGTATACTGGAGCGGCAAACAAGCTTTGACATTTGCGTCCTGAAAATAACGCATGCGAGTTAATAGCTTGGCATCGACAGTTAAATTAAAGGCACTAAATTTTGTAAATAACGAAATGTCTCAAACCTTTGATAAAAATATAATGACAGTTACGACAAAGTGAGCAAGCAGACTAAGAAATCTCGACACCACAAGACCTCCAAGGAACATTTCAGCAGTTCTTGTAGATTTATGGCCTAACCAAGGGCTATTGACATTGTTGCTAgcttagccgccattttgtttgccaTGTAGCCTCGCATTTCACAGTCAGTAGTTTTCAGTTGATGCTCGGTAACTTTCAACAGAATTTTCCCATAGTTCAAGGGAGATTTTGTCAAAAAAAGTATTTGCCAACAACGTAACTGCGGATCATTTTTCGAAGACCACAAAAGATTTTATTTTCCCTCTTGGTCATATAGAACTGGGTTTTATACAAAACATATATAAACCAGCGACCATGTGATCGCTGTATGCACACGGACAATATATCGCAAGTTCGTATCTAGGAAATAAAAGGTAGTTTAAGCACGCAACGTTTTTtagccgcggacggcaaccggaagtcagctgttttcccttttaacttgtcttgtcactaccacctttatattgctaagtatctttcctccattagagatgattaggttaaaaatctgagagacagTACTGTCCTGGCATTCGAAATGTTCAttttcggttgccgtccgtggctcaaaaacgtcgcgtgcttcaACTCCCTAAAGAGACATCAAGGACCATcaagattttcattttcctgAGGTCCTAAAAATTGGCTCTTTATCAAAATACCATATTCAATTAAAGGGTACACCGCATTGTTTGTTTCGTTAATTAGGCCATGCACAATTGAGACGTCATTTGATGAACCAATTTAGAACCTTAGTTGTTCTGTTTTCAACCACATAAAAGTGCGTGGAGTTTTCCCAATGTACACGAGACAGATTTTGGTTCTTTCAGTAATCTTTTCGCTCTACGACAGTCCTGAAGCCTCACAAATCCCTTATCGTAAGTTTTTCTCTTCCTCCTTAATTTGTACCTCTTATTTCCAAACTCATCGTCTCGTAGCTGTCATTTGCAAAACGGAATGCGCcgaaatttgttgttttttttttttgttttttttttttttgcaaaaatgcgtCGATCGTCTATCAGTTGAGAAACCTGGAGTTTCCTCGATAACGACCCTTTCATTTTTCTGTGGAACACTTACTTAGAGTGCGCGTGTATTCTATTCAGAAAAGTCATGGCGTTTCAATGTGTCAAATGGAATTTTCATTGCAGCTGAACCGGCAAGATGCAATTCCGACAAAGACTGCGTAGAAGGACAAGCAAAGTGCATCAGGAGGGAATGTCACTGCCTCAAACCTTTCGCATTTGGAGACGGGAAAACCAAGTGTGAACGTAAGTATATCTTGAGAGCCGTAAGATATGGGTTAGTTGCAGGTTGGTTGCGTATCATGATGAAGGTGATTTTCGCTTACAACTAAACAACCTGGAAGGACCAGAATCTGGAGGGATGTTAATTAAGTGATGAAACGTTTTCAAGACAGCTCATGGCAACTATCTTAACTGCGTAACGTGGTTGGTAGTAGCTAATAAGAAAATCCTCAGCTGAATCCTAAAAGATTATGATGTTAAATTGTGTACCATGGGTACTAAAAATCATCAATATGGATCGGTCAGCGGTCAGTGATACTGGATTACTGCTTCACTTTCTGCTCCGTAAAATTGCCATAACCACATTGTTAATCGGTTAAAAATGTCCCTAGGTATTAATTGCACTGTTAGGCttaagttttaaatttatttacctttatttatactactcacaaaattagaaaaataaagacgttcttaACTGAATCTCAGCCTGGGTATGGCATTCTTAAAATTTTGACTAATCTCAGCCTGATCGTAGTTTTTACAGCTAGCTTtttctaaaagagaaaaaagtgcTGCGAGAATGTTACTCTAACGATGGAAATGTATAgtttatttattaaaaatatACAAATACTCACTATATTGTAGAAAGTACATGTTTAGACTGATGTCCTCAGGCTGTCCAGACGATCAATTGATGTATTTGTACTTGGCGTCGACAGAACAGGATGGAATTTAAtgttcaggccccagttgttcagaaaatggatagcgctatccaccggataaatcactatccagcggataaacaacagcaaaaacaattgagttagagcaagtttcaatcgagagtcgtaaaaccaaaaccaaagtaattactttagccaatcaaaaaggacggagacaatcctgtaaaccaatcaaaactcgaagtaattacacgtagccaacacaaagcgcggggaaaatgtgcacgcgcgagccacaattggtttgggtttcgcttctgattggttgaaagagtggcgcgagaactttgaaccaatcactgagtgaagtaaatgcaaaaccaatgcaattcgctaattactttcgacactcaattgaaaaccgctctatccagtggatagtgatttatcctgtggatagcgctatccatcgtttgaacaactggggccagaagtGCAAATTAATGCGAATTACCCAGAAGAGACAACCTCTTATTGCTAACTTTACTCTAAACGGAACTGTCTTGGAAGAAGTTagtgaaaacaatagaaaatggccccaccaTTTTTGCATCagaatagagtcaaattcccaaaaggcattttactgcattgttctgtataccaacatggccgccgtgcgtgacgtcagatgcaaactaTCAATAATCGACTTTTATCCTGGTACTTAAGGCACAGGAACAACCTCGATCGCAGGGTCTGTTTGTCGatgacaatggagaccctgggaacgaggttggcacAGGAATCCCAAATGTTAAGAATGGTAAGATGCTCATCTGTGCTAGCAGCAAAAaggttctttttaaaaaagattgaATTAACCCTATTTCTAAGCGTTCCctcatttttgttattattatttttttgttgttgttcaccAGAATGGACTGAATGTCCTTTTAAAACCGACCCCTGCAAAGTCGGCGGACTAAAAGAATCCAAGAACTCACACTGTGTAAGAAAACCAGGAACACAGACGGTGGCTTGTCGCTGTGACAGCGGGTACTTTGGAAGACCGCAAATGCCTTCTTGTATGAAGGATAGTGGAGGTACAAGATCATTTAGATTCTGTCAAAACATGAGTTCATCTCAAAATGATTGTATGAGAGAAATTTTTGCGCTATTTTTGACCAATGGCGTTCAGGCTTGAATTTCTTTTCGTGTTGACAGCTAATGAACGGAAACAGCATACATGCTTGACGGATAAAAACTGCCTTCATTTTTCTAAGTGTGTTGAAAACAGATGCACTTGTCGTTTTGAGTTGATCGGAGACGGGGAAACATGCATGGCTGGTAAGGGTGATGCTTCTTTACTTTTATTAATGCCTTGGATAGCACGTGTTAAAGGGTTCAGTTTCAATTGGGTGCCGAAAAACCAATCCAGCAGAGTATTTACAACAGACAGGCTGTCAAAtgaagccaatcagaactcgaAACAAAGTTGAGCGGGGCGAAACGCACTCGACCAACTCAGATTTGTTTTAGCATTTGATTtaacttgatttgctttcattgttaatttcagtttacagtgtccccaattagtgctccagcgttgGAACTACTCgaaatttaaataaagttcctttcctttcgttttttTGGTTTCCTGATGGGATGTAAAAAGAGACACGATATTTTTAAGTCAATCTGCAAGCGTAGTGATTAAAAACCAATGAAATTCCAAAATCACGTTTGACAGTCAATTAGCCAGTATATAAAACTGCCCTCTATGCTTTTGTGTTCACTTTGAtgcaatttttttgtatttattgcTTGTCATGTTGTAGCACCACAGGTGAGTTGCCACAAAGATGATGATTGTCATGCCGACAAAGGAAAGTGTGTTGCTGAGATGTGTTACTGCGATGGGTTTTTCGTAGGGAATGGTGTGGTGTGCAGAGGTAAGATGACAAATTTTCAAGTCGTTTCCTAGAGGTCACTAAAGACTGTGTTTTCCATCGCTTTACGTATGCTGtatgctccccccccccccctcccctttgaGCAACTTCATTTCACATTCCCATGATGCTTAAATTATCGTCTCCATGCCCCGCAAACTGAGTCATGATTTCCCGCGCTTTAAATCGCACAAACGCTTTACATGGCTGTGGGTTTTCCCACGTTTTGTGCCCGCCAAAATTAGTTACTGGCTTCTGGCATTTCTTTTCGCAAAAGTTAGTGTAGTCAAGTGGGACCAACTAGCCGCTTTGTTAAGTCTTTTTTCTCATCTTTAAGCTATTTAGCGATCCCAAAAGAAGCAGTCTTGAATAGTATTTCAGTTATATGTACTCATAATCAATTTTGCAGACGCAAAGCCCTGCCCAACGAATTCCAAATGTGGAGGTCATTCTACCTGTATGATTGATCCGTTGTTCCCTAAAACTCCAATCTGTAAATGTAACGTGGGATTTCGGAAAACCAAGACTGGAAAATGCGTCGGTGAGTTAATTTGTGTTCTTATGGACGCCATCAGGCCTCAGTTGTGGCTTTGTCTTGATGCAAACCTGCTTAGTTTCCTCATCGACTCGGTTAATAAACCAAATGTTCGAGCCATTACAAGAACACGATTAATTTTAAAGGCACTTAGATCTATATCAATCTCGGTACTCTCAGCCACCATGCCTCCAGGTTGTTTTAGCAAAGCGTACGGCACGAAAGGTTTTGTAGTAAATATAGGTGGCAGATTCTCTATTTTAGATTCTCACAATATCGTCGAAACATGAAAATCGGTCAACTTGAGTTGTTGTTAAGTAGGCTACggcaaattattaaattttcgacctctGATATTGACAGTTTGTGGTTttgtgattggttcactcaatctcaattatcagctcatatacgacctaatatggaaactgattgtgtCAAGTGTTGCCAGGCTGAAAAATTGCCAAGTGTTCAAGCGCACAGTTCAAGcgctaaaacaattattccattcgcgcttgttggataggAGACTAGTTATAGCCTCTTTGCTGTTTACCGTATGATcttatatccaacgcgcgctcatggaataattaattattccatgagcgtgcgttggatGTGAGATTGTAAATAGCTAATGACGCGCGTAGCGCCGAGCTGGCTATTAGCAGTCTCAAATCCaaaagcgcgaatggaataagtttattaaattttcattaaattctgaaagTTTGAACACTTGGAacttaaagccaatcagtttccagcttaacaacacttgacgcaattgGTTTCCAATTTTAGGTCGTatgtgagctgataaccgagattgagtgaaccaatcagaaagctagaaacgcaatatccgaggtcgaaaatttaataattcttAAATATTCTAAAATGGGTGTGGCACGTGCGTGGCGTACGACTTTGACGTAGACGGTAGCCATAGCAACTTTATACTTATGGCcgggtcactgagcaaacaaatgaaaaatggcCTTTTAGAGAAGTCATGTCAAATAAAACAGCGTCCTCATATCTGATACTGAATTTAACTGAAGTCGTGAGTTGAGTACGAAATATTCTTCCTTTATCACTTGCCCAATATCTCTTACAGAGTGTTTAAATAATACAGACTGCAACAAGGTGTATGCGACGTGTTACAATGGCTTATGCAAGTGTAAGGATGAGCTGATAAAGGATGAGAAAACATGCAAACCCGGTATGAGAAGGAAACCCTAAGGCTATCTGTTGTTGCTATCGACGTTAGTTGACTTTCTCAGCCACTCGCAAGCAAAACTGTAAAAAGTGCTTTTATAAAAAGCCTTGCAATTAGGCGAGACAGTGTGCTTTATTCCAGCTCAAAGCAGTGAGAATATTTCGGCACAACTTCCCTAGCTTGTGTTAGTTATGGTGGTGCAATCTTACAgcagcgctgattggctcataGTCAGACTGGTGTTCCTCACATCAGTCCAAAATATGTGCGCACTCGG encodes:
- the LOC137998043 gene encoding transmembrane protein 107-like is translated as MFLGGLVVSRFLSLLAHFVVTVIIFLSKDANVKACLPLQYTESEFSTKDMELIVGLSLTLVFLGVEFGGFIGGCSMFNGSASMLCILPDALTTV